One Beggiatoa leptomitoformis DNA segment encodes these proteins:
- a CDS encoding GGDEF domain-containing protein codes for MPVVMPHDDKKTVLREIEQERLVEIYQHSQALIRRVEAIITPSVERIADLFYTEMLTIVGAQPFLNHALVDTRLRLSLAEWIKQLFLPQTKEEVYLHIQRQREVGNIHARINIPIYLVHHGIRVLKRECRQLLIDSNLERNEMATALSLVEELLDYSSFLINESYFNDIIINERSAQALRMNTINQGLAMDCERLRSLLFDWLRRILTSLYQTPAPTLQQLPTIFSSDFGLWVTYKAELLFIDHQQEVDHLKAQLIKINELVKQAITLRDTNSIIELGATINNLNDAVTHSSWFLSSFINHALEMESGRDPLTHLFNRRYIPTIMQRAIRISATQNAPFCILLLDIDFFKKVNDGWGHDNGDAILIQVGELLVTHVRAGDFVFRYGGEEFLVLLNDINLDTATHIAEKLRLLIEKHTFYINKTIPFTITTSIGIALHEGHPDYSVVISQADGALYQAKEKGRNRIEVANNLLSNPPTTA; via the coding sequence ATGCCTGTTGTAATGCCTCATGATGATAAAAAAACGGTTTTAAGAGAAATAGAACAAGAACGCCTTGTTGAAATCTATCAGCATTCACAAGCATTGATTCGTCGTGTTGAAGCGATTATTACCCCAAGCGTTGAGCGTATTGCAGACCTTTTCTATACAGAAATGCTTACTATTGTGGGCGCACAACCTTTTTTGAATCATGCCTTGGTTGACACACGCTTGCGTTTATCTTTAGCAGAGTGGATTAAACAACTGTTTCTGCCACAAACGAAAGAAGAAGTTTATCTGCATATTCAAAGACAACGCGAAGTCGGTAATATTCACGCGCGGATTAATATTCCTATCTATCTTGTACATCATGGTATTCGTGTTCTCAAGCGCGAGTGTCGACAATTACTAATAGACTCAAACTTAGAACGTAATGAGATGGCAACCGCATTAAGTTTGGTTGAGGAATTACTGGATTACTCCTCATTTTTGATTAATGAAAGCTATTTTAACGACATTATTATTAATGAACGTAGTGCGCAAGCTTTACGAATGAATACTATTAATCAAGGTCTTGCAATGGATTGTGAGCGGTTGCGCTCTTTATTATTTGACTGGCTAAGACGCATTCTAACGAGTTTATATCAAACACCTGCGCCAACCTTGCAACAATTACCGACCATTTTTAGCTCGGACTTTGGTTTGTGGGTAACATATAAGGCAGAATTACTTTTTATTGATCATCAGCAAGAAGTTGATCATCTTAAAGCACAATTAATAAAAATCAATGAATTGGTAAAGCAGGCGATTACATTGCGAGATACAAACTCGATAATTGAATTAGGTGCAACCATTAATAATTTGAATGATGCTGTCACGCATTCATCATGGTTTCTTTCCTCTTTTATCAATCACGCATTAGAGATGGAAAGTGGGCGCGACCCGCTGACGCATTTATTCAATCGACGTTATATTCCAACCATTATGCAACGGGCTATCCGCATCAGTGCGACGCAAAATGCACCATTTTGTATTTTATTGTTGGATATAGATTTTTTTAAGAAAGTTAATGATGGATGGGGACATGACAATGGGGATGCAATTCTCATCCAAGTTGGCGAATTATTAGTAACGCATGTTCGCGCGGGTGATTTTGTGTTTCGTTATGGCGGAGAAGAGTTTTTAGTGTTGCTAAACGATATTAATTTGGATACAGCAACGCATATAGCAGAAAAATTACGCCTATTAATTGAAAAGCACACCTTTTACATTAATAAAACCATTCCTTTTACGATTACAACCAGTATAGGCATTGCGTTACATGAAGGGCATCCTGATTACTCGGTTGTTATTTCCCAAGCGGATGGGGCATTGTATCAAGCAAAAGAAAAAGGACGTAACAGAATTGAGGTTGCAAACAATCTGCTAAGCAACCCTCCAACAACGGCTTAA
- the grxD gene encoding Grx4 family monothiol glutaredoxin translates to MDVLERIKQQVESNAVVIYMKGTPELPQCGFSSRASQALHACGVDFAYVNVLADPEVFQNLPRFANWPTFPQIYVSGELIGGCDITLELYQKGELKPMLEDAVAKKKTA, encoded by the coding sequence ATGGATGTTTTAGAGCGTATTAAACAACAAGTTGAGAGTAATGCTGTCGTTATTTATATGAAGGGCACACCTGAATTGCCACAGTGTGGTTTTTCTAGCCGTGCGTCTCAAGCCTTACATGCTTGTGGCGTTGATTTTGCCTATGTCAACGTATTAGCAGACCCTGAAGTTTTTCAAAATTTACCGCGTTTTGCAAATTGGCCCACATTTCCACAAATTTATGTTAGTGGGGAATTGATTGGTGGCTGTGATATTACCTTAGAATTGTATCAAAAAGGTGAATTGAAACCCATGTTAGAAGATGCAGTTGCTAAGAAAAAAACAGCATAA
- a CDS encoding type II toxin-antitoxin system VapB family antitoxin, protein MQIEVDDDLIQQVIEKSGLAGESAVDIALRLLVENITHNAQQDICYFKRKKLLKEHFILLTKLEKTQLVRNQM, encoded by the coding sequence ATGCAAATTGAAGTAGATGACGATTTAATACAACAAGTGATTGAAAAAAGTGGTTTAGCGGGTGAATCAGCCGTTGACATTGCTTTGCGTTTGCTCGTTGAAAATATTACACATAATGCTCAACAAGACATCTGTTATTTCAAACGTAAAAAACTTCTTAAAGAACACTTTATCCTTTTGACAAAGCTAGAAAAAACTCAATTAGTAAGAAACCAAATGTGA
- the dmeF gene encoding CDF family Co(II)/Ni(II) efflux transporter DmeF, producing the protein MNAQHYCQYVHQFDIHNQEHERNTQRVTLLTLLMMVVEITAGLLYGSMALLADGLHMGTHALAIGITMFAYRYARHHHNDPQYSFGTGKVGVLGGFTSALILAIVALMIGIESVNRLFFPQTIQFNEAIIVAILGLIINLISAVWLDEGHDHHDDTHEHDEHTHHDHNLRAAYLHVLADALTSVLAIVALLLGKFFGWVWVDAFMGLIGTVVILKWSYGLLCDTSNILLDSGIKPEILANVRTTIEAEQQHRVQDLHVWRINANQSAIIISIVAKNPHEPAYYKKLLAHRSEFVHVTIEINMA; encoded by the coding sequence ATGAATGCTCAACATTATTGTCAGTACGTACATCAGTTTGATATACACAATCAAGAACATGAACGCAATACTCAACGTGTTACACTCTTAACACTGCTTATGATGGTAGTAGAAATTACCGCAGGCCTACTTTATGGTTCTATGGCATTACTCGCCGATGGACTGCACATGGGAACACACGCGCTCGCAATTGGCATTACCATGTTTGCATATCGTTATGCGCGCCATCATCACAACGACCCACAATATAGCTTCGGCACAGGAAAAGTTGGTGTACTGGGCGGATTTACCAGCGCATTGATTCTCGCTATTGTCGCGCTAATGATAGGGATAGAATCCGTCAACCGTCTATTTTTCCCACAAACCATCCAATTTAATGAAGCAATTATCGTCGCCATTCTCGGATTAATCATTAACTTAATCAGTGCTGTTTGGTTAGATGAAGGTCATGACCACCATGATGATACGCATGAGCATGACGAACACACACACCATGACCACAACCTCAGAGCCGCCTACTTGCATGTACTGGCTGACGCGCTAACCTCTGTATTGGCGATTGTAGCACTGTTACTAGGCAAATTCTTTGGTTGGGTTTGGGTTGACGCATTCATGGGATTGATTGGTACTGTGGTAATACTCAAATGGTCTTATGGACTCCTCTGCGATACCAGCAATATATTGCTAGATAGTGGCATAAAACCTGAAATATTAGCCAATGTTAGAACAACAATAGAAGCGGAACAACAACATCGTGTACAAGATTTGCATGTATGGCGCATTAATGCTAATCAATCTGCTATCATCATTTCTATTGTAGCTAAAAACCCACATGAACCAGCGTATTACAAAAAACTCCTAGCACATAGAAGCGAGTTTGTGCATGTTACTATAGAAATTAATATGGCGTAA
- a CDS encoding tetratricopeptide repeat protein, which translates to MQRFLTVSSTYKVHFDRKLDNLLEYQQRQRLALAYTAYRQGIEQIKTSLLIKNKQNRNNHLTHCISTFNQSLAIYDTPDEYQASNLPAKLRRLECCWSIQSTVAETYALQEEYAASLHSYKSLQHRIFREIDSFKPELNEDNCQFITADLHWLFENDLKLIDTKIKLLDDYERTQVFLPVTIEVRKTEEDLAIVEKTSLMSAKEYMSCVVSGKRQEYVKNFLQNKNRWQAISPEFNSLETKDFSLIQYCNVYSQLLSILDEKTLTKEINSVVEKYLVMPSKGSIFFKSTIPAKKLTSVLGTYAKDAQKEEQSLVLIDNTLFGSATDGIFLTDKAIYSDEFGGIPLDTIHSVELRHDGCLLLNNNKAITINGISKEIAFRFVQLLEDCREALYNLWFKRGLLLRALKDGNRAEFAFRKTIALKPDDIKGFEHLVYLGVDDPSIVQNYLQKLLATKNLEKLERLVQLKPTNEQVLFGYCRHLFTLDAHVKIHNLIRQTNNQQMLLIYADYLASQFNAEVFKILVDSFPDNPDLLWKYAVFLNKTQQYESAVGILNKLRKIAPDYECESVCRERAIALVYLGYYQEALMAYQQLAKLKPQDVEISWNQVQLLMQLQRYMDALTILNQLESSEEALLCRLLLAVKLNQYAEVKAVSACMFNTHEHKHLLQFLDSLEI; encoded by the coding sequence ATGCAAAGGTTTCTGACGGTTTCATCGACTTATAAAGTACATTTTGATAGAAAACTGGATAATCTTTTAGAGTACCAACAAAGACAGCGACTGGCATTAGCTTACACGGCTTATCGTCAAGGCATAGAACAGATAAAAACTTCTTTGTTGATTAAAAACAAACAAAATCGTAATAATCACTTAACACATTGTATATCCACTTTTAATCAGTCTCTCGCCATTTATGACACACCAGATGAGTATCAGGCAAGCAATTTACCCGCTAAATTGAGACGGCTCGAGTGTTGTTGGTCTATTCAATCCACAGTTGCAGAAACTTATGCATTACAAGAAGAATATGCTGCGAGTTTACATAGTTATAAGTCGTTGCAGCATCGTATATTCCGTGAAATTGACAGCTTCAAACCCGAATTAAATGAGGATAATTGTCAGTTTATTACGGCTGATTTACATTGGTTATTTGAAAACGATTTAAAATTGATTGACACTAAAATCAAGCTACTAGATGACTATGAAAGGACACAAGTATTTTTACCTGTAACCATTGAAGTTAGAAAGACAGAAGAAGATTTGGCTATTGTAGAAAAAACATCGCTGATGTCTGCAAAAGAATATATGAGTTGTGTTGTTTCTGGTAAGCGACAAGAATACGTTAAAAACTTTTTGCAGAATAAAAACAGATGGCAAGCGATTTCCCCAGAATTTAATTCTTTAGAAACTAAAGATTTTTCTCTTATTCAATACTGTAATGTTTACAGTCAACTGTTATCTATTCTCGACGAGAAAACGCTTACAAAAGAAATCAATAGTGTTGTTGAGAAGTATTTGGTAATGCCATCTAAAGGCTCAATTTTTTTCAAATCGACCATTCCTGCGAAAAAATTAACCAGTGTCTTAGGAACGTATGCAAAGGATGCACAAAAAGAAGAGCAATCACTTGTTTTAATTGATAATACTTTATTTGGTAGTGCGACAGACGGCATTTTCTTAACTGATAAAGCTATTTATTCTGATGAGTTTGGTGGTATTCCTTTGGATACGATTCACTCGGTGGAGTTGCGTCATGATGGTTGTTTGTTACTCAATAATAATAAAGCAATTACTATCAATGGAATATCCAAGGAAATAGCCTTTCGCTTTGTTCAATTGCTTGAAGACTGTAGAGAAGCACTATACAACCTGTGGTTTAAACGCGGATTACTTTTAAGAGCTTTAAAGGATGGAAATCGAGCTGAATTTGCGTTTAGAAAAACGATTGCTTTAAAACCTGATGATATTAAAGGTTTTGAACATCTTGTTTATTTGGGGGTTGATGATCCCAGTATTGTGCAAAACTACTTACAAAAGTTATTAGCAACGAAGAATTTGGAGAAGCTAGAAAGGCTTGTTCAATTGAAACCAACCAATGAACAGGTGTTATTTGGTTATTGTAGGCATTTGTTCACGTTAGATGCTCACGTCAAAATTCACAATTTGATTCGTCAAACCAATAATCAGCAAATGTTATTGATTTATGCCGATTATTTAGCTAGCCAATTTAATGCTGAAGTATTCAAAATACTGGTTGATTCATTCCCCGATAATCCAGATTTATTATGGAAATATGCGGTATTTTTAAATAAAACACAGCAATATGAATCTGCTGTAGGCATTTTAAACAAACTACGTAAAATCGCACCAGATTATGAGTGTGAATCGGTATGTCGTGAACGGGCGATTGCCTTGGTTTACTTAGGATACTATCAAGAAGCATTGATGGCTTATCAACAGCTTGCTAAGTTAAAACCACAAGATGTAGAAATTAGTTGGAATCAAGTGCAACTGTTAATGCAGTTACAACGCTATATGGATGCATTGACGATTTTAAATCAGTTAGAATCTTCCGAAGAGGCGTTGCTCTGCCGTTTATTACTCGCCGTCAAGTTAAATCAGTATGCAGAAGTAAAAGCTGTCAGTGCATGTATGTTTAATACGCATGAACACAAGCATTTATTGCAGTTTTTAGACTCGTTAGAAATATAG
- a CDS encoding Hsp70 family protein, producing MSRYLVGIDLGTTHTVVAYHDTQQHTKIIQLFPIEQLVNVGEVASRPLLPSVRYHPADGELQPETLQQGSGNLAFTVENPVAIFGEFAQQLGAKSQGRLIHSAKSWLSHTQVDRTAPILPWGGAEGVAKISPLHASASYLAYIRTAWNQQFPHDLLEQQDIVLTVPASFDEGARRLTVTAAQLAGLPTVHLLEEPQAACYDWLHRHQTDLHNALRNSRLLLVCDVGGGTTDLTLIKIQQQADELPKLTRIGVGEHLMLGGDNMDLALAHLAESRLMQAGNPLNSASLAQLMLQTRWAKEQLLAEAAPEQCNITLLGTGSRLIGNAKTTTLRREEVRNALLEGFFPSVSYNVQPQKRRAGLVEFGLPFAQDPAITRHIAHFLAQHALTAQEALGITDNTPALPDTVLCNGGVFNSPLLQKKLLNTLGEWHGQALHQLDNPHPDLAVAYGAVAYSLARRGQQLKIGGGSARSYFLALETETTAPQGICLLPKGTEESTEIRLENNTFALNIGQPVQFHLYATTHDIPYQAGELANINPEIFSVLPPLIAVIDTQQQKASIPVLLSAALSEVGTVAVQCSALDNPAQHWQLEFQLRGQANTLLSNVIHPRFAEAIVGIENFYGTRDKATAQQSVKNLRNELEKVLGQRDSWDTVLLRQQADVWLAEALNRRRRSADHERLWLNLTGFCLRPGMGYPLDEWRVQQLWAIYPQGIQYKENAQNWAEWWTIWRRVAGGLSHEAQQTIYQSIKPYFATVPKRFYKQHIVDLKKKGYEEVIRLVASLEQLDSADKIDIGNYLLTRLQQGEESNHAFWAIGRIGARVPSYGSVHYVVPVAVIENWLQILLQFNWKTHSLAGFATTLLARMSGDRERDINPTLRQTVISTLQANKAPATWIALVQTVSVLDEGDAQKVFGESLPLGLRLL from the coding sequence ATGTCCCGCTATCTCGTCGGTATTGATTTAGGCACGACTCACACCGTTGTCGCTTATCATGATACACAACAACATACTAAAATAATTCAATTATTTCCTATTGAACAACTCGTGAATGTGGGGGAAGTTGCATCGCGTCCCTTGTTGCCTTCCGTGCGCTATCATCCTGCTGACGGTGAGTTACAACCTGAAACATTACAACAGGGCAGTGGAAATCTTGCCTTTACGGTTGAGAATCCTGTGGCGATTTTTGGCGAATTTGCTCAGCAACTCGGCGCGAAATCGCAAGGGCGATTAATTCATAGTGCAAAAAGTTGGTTGTCACATACCCAAGTTGACCGTACCGCACCAATTTTGCCGTGGGGAGGAGCGGAGGGGGTGGCGAAAATTTCCCCACTTCATGCCAGTGCTAGCTATTTGGCTTATATTCGCACGGCGTGGAATCAACAATTTCCCCACGATTTATTGGAACAACAAGACATTGTCTTAACCGTTCCCGCCTCGTTTGATGAGGGCGCGCGACGCTTAACAGTGACTGCTGCACAGTTGGCAGGTTTGCCGACGGTTCACTTGTTAGAAGAGCCACAAGCCGCTTGCTATGATTGGTTACATCGTCATCAAACGGATTTACATAATGCGTTACGAAATAGCCGTTTATTATTGGTTTGCGACGTAGGCGGTGGCACAACCGATTTAACCCTTATAAAAATTCAGCAACAAGCAGATGAATTACCAAAATTAACCCGAATCGGTGTAGGTGAGCATTTGATGCTCGGCGGGGATAACATGGATTTAGCCCTTGCACATTTGGCAGAAAGTCGTTTAATGCAAGCGGGAAATCCTTTAAATAGTGCGAGTTTAGCGCAATTGATGCTTCAAACCCGTTGGGCAAAAGAGCAGTTGCTTGCAGAGGCTGCCCCTGAGCAATGTAATATCACCTTGTTGGGAACAGGTTCACGTTTAATCGGTAATGCTAAAACAACAACGTTGCGTCGTGAAGAAGTGCGCAATGCTTTACTAGAAGGCTTTTTTCCTTCCGTTAGTTATAACGTACAGCCTCAAAAACGCCGTGCAGGATTGGTCGAGTTTGGTTTACCCTTCGCACAAGACCCTGCAATTACCCGCCACATTGCCCACTTTCTTGCACAACACGCACTCACTGCTCAAGAAGCTTTAGGTATTACCGATAACACGCCCGCGTTGCCTGACACTGTTTTATGTAATGGGGGGGTATTCAATAGTCCCTTGCTACAAAAAAAGTTGTTAAATACATTGGGCGAATGGCACGGGCAAGCCTTACATCAGTTAGATAATCCACATCCTGATTTAGCCGTTGCTTATGGGGCGGTGGCGTATTCCCTTGCGCGACGCGGACAACAGCTAAAAATTGGCGGTGGTTCCGCACGGAGTTATTTTCTTGCTTTAGAAACGGAAACGACAGCACCGCAAGGTATTTGTTTACTGCCGAAAGGCACAGAAGAAAGCACTGAAATTCGTCTTGAAAATAATACATTTGCGTTGAATATTGGGCAGCCCGTGCAGTTTCATCTATACGCTACGACACATGACATTCCTTATCAAGCAGGTGAGTTAGCAAACATTAATCCCGAAATTTTTAGTGTGTTACCGCCTTTAATTGCCGTGATAGATACGCAACAGCAAAAAGCGAGCATTCCTGTGTTACTCTCTGCCGCACTTAGCGAAGTTGGCACGGTTGCTGTGCAATGTAGCGCGTTAGACAATCCCGCCCAACATTGGCAATTAGAGTTTCAACTACGTGGACAAGCAAATACTTTATTATCCAATGTGATACATCCACGCTTTGCAGAGGCCATTGTAGGAATAGAAAATTTTTATGGCACCCGTGATAAAGCGACTGCACAACAATCGGTTAAAAATTTACGTAATGAATTAGAAAAAGTGTTGGGTCAACGTGATAGTTGGGATACCGTATTATTACGGCAACAAGCAGATGTTTGGCTGGCTGAGGCTTTAAATCGTCGTCGTCGTTCCGCTGACCATGAACGGTTATGGCTAAATTTAACAGGTTTTTGCTTACGTCCCGGAATGGGCTATCCGTTGGATGAGTGGCGTGTGCAACAATTATGGGCAATCTATCCACAAGGGATTCAATATAAAGAAAATGCGCAAAATTGGGCGGAGTGGTGGACGATATGGCGACGGGTTGCGGGGGGCTTGTCACACGAGGCACAACAGACAATTTATCAATCGATTAAACCTTATTTCGCCACCGTACCAAAACGATTTTATAAACAACATATTGTCGATTTAAAGAAAAAAGGTTATGAAGAAGTTATCCGTTTAGTAGCGAGTTTAGAGCAATTAGACAGTGCGGATAAAATCGATATTGGCAATTATTTGCTTACCCGCTTACAACAGGGGGAAGAATCCAATCATGCGTTTTGGGCAATTGGACGCATCGGCGCGCGCGTGCCGAGTTATGGCAGTGTGCATTATGTCGTTCCTGTTGCGGTGATAGAAAACTGGTTACAAATTTTATTGCAATTTAATTGGAAAACACATTCCTTGGCAGGTTTTGCAACAACTTTATTGGCGCGTATGAGCGGTGATAGAGAACGCGATATTAATCCGACATTGCGTCAAACAGTTATATCAACTTTACAGGCAAATAAAGCCCCTGCGACATGGATAGCCTTGGTTCAAACCGTGAGTGTATTAGACGAAGGTGATGCACAGAAAGTATTTGGGGAATCTTTACCGTTGGGATTACGATTGTTGTAG
- the soxB gene encoding thiosulfohydrolase SoxB encodes MSINRRQFMQIMAIASAAGLLPKSIHARAQQSADLYDIPNAGQIRLLHITDSHAQLQPLYFREPHINLGIGTMQGKIPHIVGKALLQQAGIADNTPEAHAFTYLNFSAAAEQYGKIGGFAHLATLIKRLRDGYGKEKTLLLDGGDTWQGSGTAYWTRGQDMVGACNLLGVDIMTGHWEFTYLADEILKNIQRFKGEFIAQNITVREEAYLFEDKPVYDEKTGHAFKPYTIRELNGVRVAIIGQAFPYTPIANPSRFIPDWTFGIQDKAMQTLINEIRAKEKPAVVVVLSHNGMDVDLKMAAQLTGIDVILGGHTHDGVPKPVEVKNNQGMTLVCNAGSNGKFLGVLDFTVSDGKVKDYQYHLLPIFANLLPADKDMQAYIDQVRAPFLNKLTEKLATTDTLLYRRGNFNGTFDQLICNALRQQHDAQIALSPGFRWGTSILPGQAITMENVLDQTCITYPETYRRDMTGTEIKLILEDVCDNLFNADPYLQQGGDMVRVGGLNYVCDPTANMNQRISNMTLDDGTPIDMQKRYPVAGWATVGSQAEGSPIWEIVADYLREQKVIKIETLNTPILRNVDNNLGIAEQPS; translated from the coding sequence ATGTCTATTAATCGTCGCCAATTCATGCAAATTATGGCCATTGCCAGCGCGGCAGGATTACTCCCCAAATCCATTCATGCCCGCGCCCAACAATCCGCCGACCTATACGACATACCCAATGCTGGACAAATTCGCCTACTCCACATCACCGATAGCCATGCCCAGCTTCAACCCCTCTACTTCCGTGAACCCCATATCAATCTAGGTATAGGCACAATGCAAGGGAAAATACCCCATATTGTTGGTAAAGCCCTTCTACAACAAGCAGGTATTGCCGACAATACCCCTGAAGCACACGCCTTTACCTATCTCAACTTCAGCGCGGCGGCCGAACAATACGGCAAAATCGGCGGATTTGCCCACCTAGCCACCCTCATCAAACGCCTACGCGACGGCTACGGCAAAGAAAAAACCCTACTCCTAGACGGCGGTGACACATGGCAAGGTTCAGGCACAGCCTACTGGACACGTGGACAAGACATGGTCGGCGCGTGCAACCTACTCGGCGTAGATATCATGACAGGACACTGGGAATTTACCTACTTAGCAGATGAAATCCTCAAAAACATCCAACGCTTTAAAGGCGAATTCATTGCACAAAATATCACCGTCCGTGAAGAAGCCTACCTCTTTGAAGATAAACCTGTTTACGACGAAAAAACAGGACATGCCTTCAAACCCTATACCATCCGCGAACTTAACGGCGTGCGCGTTGCCATCATAGGACAAGCCTTTCCTTATACCCCGATTGCCAACCCCTCACGCTTTATTCCCGATTGGACATTTGGCATTCAAGATAAAGCGATGCAAACGCTAATCAACGAGATTCGTGCCAAAGAAAAACCCGCTGTTGTCGTTGTCCTCTCCCACAACGGCATGGATGTTGACTTAAAAATGGCGGCACAACTCACAGGTATTGACGTTATCCTTGGCGGACATACGCACGATGGCGTACCCAAACCCGTTGAAGTTAAAAACAACCAAGGCATGACCCTTGTTTGCAATGCAGGCTCAAACGGCAAATTTCTAGGTGTACTAGATTTCACCGTTAGCGATGGCAAAGTCAAAGATTACCAATACCATCTACTCCCCATTTTTGCCAACCTCCTCCCCGCAGACAAAGACATGCAAGCCTACATTGACCAAGTCCGCGCCCCATTCCTCAATAAACTTACTGAAAAACTGGCCACAACCGACACCCTACTTTATCGACGCGGTAATTTTAACGGCACGTTTGACCAACTCATTTGCAACGCACTTCGTCAACAACACGATGCACAAATCGCCCTCTCCCCCGGATTTCGTTGGGGAACCAGCATTTTACCGGGACAAGCCATTACAATGGAAAACGTCCTAGACCAAACCTGCATCACCTACCCAGAAACTTATCGACGAGACATGACAGGAACAGAAATTAAACTCATCCTAGAAGATGTCTGTGATAATTTATTCAACGCAGACCCCTACTTACAACAAGGCGGCGATATGGTACGTGTGGGTGGTTTAAACTACGTTTGTGACCCAACAGCTAATATGAATCAACGGATTAGCAACATGACACTAGACGATGGTACACCCATAGACATGCAAAAACGCTACCCCGTTGCAGGATGGGCAACAGTGGGCAGCCAAGCAGAAGGTAGCCCTATTTGGGAAATTGTGGCTGACTACTTACGTGAACAGAAAGTTATTAAAATCGAAACGCTCAATACACCGATACTGCGTAATGTCGATAATAATTTGGGGATTGCAGAACAACCTAGCTAA